The Sphingorhabdus sp. Alg231-15 genome has a segment encoding these proteins:
- a CDS encoding FAD-dependent monooxygenase yields MGLAFQNIAIVGCGPGGLASAMFLARQGHQVTLFERFSEPKPLGSGLLIQPSGQDVLESLGLLPEIKRLASPVHQLHGISTHKGRRALDMQYKHAKAPVSALGIHRASLFDVLIEAVRLMKIPIEVNNEFIGVNESGSDIKPLFSTGGHDGTFDLLIDASGARTPLATGRIRKLSYGAFWATVDMPAKHQIAPNALDQRYWHASKMAGIMPVGINPATGNPGAAIFWSEKPENTDQVINAGIERFRSEFVSLWPEAEPFVAQIGSMDELTMAVYEHRTGRPDTSTRLYSVGDSWHCTSPQLGQGANMALLDAKVLAKAIERAETTKDISRSYRRSRSFHINLYQLLSVIFTPLYQSNGRFLPFIRDVAIHNFARLPLVRSLITYTVSGVLGLKLFGQRRN; encoded by the coding sequence GTGGGGCTGGCTTTTCAAAATATTGCTATCGTCGGATGCGGTCCAGGTGGGCTGGCTTCAGCGATGTTTCTGGCAAGGCAGGGCCACCAAGTAACATTATTTGAGCGCTTTTCTGAACCCAAACCGCTGGGATCAGGTTTGCTCATTCAACCGTCCGGGCAGGATGTGCTGGAATCACTGGGTTTGCTACCAGAGATCAAGCGGTTGGCGAGCCCGGTGCATCAGTTGCACGGGATTTCTACGCACAAGGGTCGCCGTGCCCTCGATATGCAATACAAGCATGCAAAAGCACCGGTCTCTGCGCTCGGTATTCATCGCGCCAGCCTTTTTGATGTTCTGATCGAAGCCGTGCGGCTGATGAAAATTCCGATAGAGGTCAACAACGAGTTCATTGGTGTGAACGAAAGTGGTTCAGACATTAAGCCACTATTCTCAACCGGCGGTCACGATGGGACCTTTGACTTGCTGATTGATGCGAGTGGTGCACGTACTCCGCTTGCAACTGGACGTATCAGAAAGCTGAGCTACGGCGCTTTTTGGGCCACCGTAGACATGCCTGCAAAGCATCAGATAGCTCCGAATGCACTTGACCAGCGTTACTGGCATGCCAGTAAAATGGCCGGTATCATGCCGGTCGGGATTAATCCGGCAACTGGTAATCCGGGAGCGGCAATATTCTGGTCAGAGAAACCGGAGAATACGGATCAGGTGATAAATGCGGGTATCGAGCGTTTCAGGTCGGAATTTGTTAGCCTGTGGCCCGAGGCAGAGCCATTTGTTGCGCAGATTGGTTCCATGGATGAACTGACTATGGCTGTCTACGAGCATCGTACGGGTCGCCCTGATACATCAACTCGTTTGTATAGCGTTGGTGACAGCTGGCATTGTACAAGTCCGCAATTAGGGCAGGGGGCGAACATGGCGCTTCTGGATGCCAAAGTTTTGGCCAAGGCGATCGAAAGGGCAGAGACCACCAAGGATATCTCCAGAAGCTATCGTCGGTCGCGGTCATTCCACATCAATCTCTACCAATTGCTAAGCGTTATATTCACTCCGCTCTACCAGTCAAATGGCCGATTTTTACCGTTTATCCGCGACGTTGCGATCCACAATTTTGCTCGACTGCCCTTGGTGCGCAGCCTGATAACATATACTGTATCGGGCGTATTGGGGTTGAAATTATT